A genomic segment from Truepera sp. encodes:
- a CDS encoding peptide ABC transporter substrate-binding protein: MFTLVAIAFGLLSLGFAQSSGGTANVLLPEDLPTLNPYLSTALITTQVSPAIIEPLLTVNPAGDYVPVMAARVPTPENGDVSPDGLRVRWTLAPNLKWSDGQPVTADDVVFTYEAATQGANSVRGGLFTKVASVTAVDDATVDVAYKEFDSSYLDLFQYGILPRHATGDPADMSNWAFNRAPIGTGPFVLTDWRAGDRIIMDRNENYREAGRPYLDRLVFMVVPSEETRVAMMVRGDAQRMLWPGANQRDALQASDNVNYVLVPSIYILRMFLNLGERGNPVIGQAPHPILGDLRVRQALAYGIDYDAIIDGLAEGRVKRATSPFELGWYACDIDGYTFDPTKAAALLDQAGWVMGNDGVRVAKGAKYAPDGTRLSLDILGYTDFRLLEQTELVIADMYSDLGVELNVRNVEQSVLFGGWSDGAVRKTGDFDILIYDTGAGINPQAHVFELLDSSRIPTEENGGAGGNYSRWSNSQVDAWLDEAGSSPSLSVRKADYCNIAEAINEDLPQIYLYQFADGSALSVHLKGVEPNTWAGISWDVANWYLE, from the coding sequence GTGTTCACCCTCGTCGCCATCGCCTTCGGCCTGCTCAGCCTAGGCTTCGCTCAAAGCTCCGGCGGCACCGCCAACGTTCTTCTCCCCGAAGACCTGCCCACCTTGAATCCGTACCTCAGCACCGCCCTTATAACCACGCAGGTCTCGCCCGCCATCATCGAGCCGCTCTTGACGGTCAACCCGGCCGGCGACTACGTGCCGGTCATGGCGGCGCGCGTGCCGACGCCCGAGAACGGCGACGTCTCGCCTGACGGCCTACGCGTCCGCTGGACGCTGGCGCCAAACCTCAAGTGGTCCGACGGGCAGCCCGTAACGGCCGACGACGTCGTGTTCACTTACGAGGCGGCCACGCAGGGGGCGAACTCCGTTCGCGGCGGGTTGTTCACCAAAGTCGCTTCAGTGACAGCGGTCGATGACGCCACGGTGGACGTTGCCTACAAGGAGTTCGATTCCAGTTACCTCGACCTGTTCCAGTACGGCATCTTGCCGCGCCACGCCACGGGCGACCCGGCCGACATGAGCAACTGGGCGTTCAACCGCGCCCCGATCGGCACCGGGCCGTTCGTCCTGACGGACTGGCGTGCCGGAGACCGCATCATCATGGACCGCAACGAGAACTACCGCGAGGCGGGGCGCCCGTACCTCGATCGCCTCGTGTTCATGGTCGTGCCCAGCGAGGAGACGCGCGTGGCGATGATGGTGCGCGGCGACGCGCAGCGCATGCTGTGGCCGGGCGCCAACCAGCGCGACGCGCTGCAGGCTTCCGACAACGTCAACTACGTTCTCGTGCCGTCCATCTACATCCTCAGGATGTTCCTCAACCTCGGCGAGCGTGGTAACCCCGTCATCGGTCAGGCTCCGCACCCCATCCTGGGCGACCTCAGGGTCCGTCAGGCGCTTGCGTACGGTATCGATTACGACGCGATCATCGACGGCTTGGCGGAAGGGCGCGTCAAGCGCGCGACCTCGCCGTTCGAGCTGGGCTGGTATGCGTGCGATATCGACGGTTACACCTTCGACCCCACCAAGGCCGCGGCGCTACTCGACCAGGCCGGCTGGGTCATGGGCAACGACGGCGTGCGCGTGGCGAAGGGCGCCAAGTACGCGCCGGACGGCACCCGCCTGAGCCTCGACATCTTGGGCTACACCGACTTCCGCTTGCTCGAGCAGACCGAGCTCGTCATCGCCGACATGTACTCAGACCTAGGGGTCGAGCTCAACGTCAGGAACGTCGAGCAGAGCGTGTTGTTCGGGGGTTGGTCCGACGGCGCAGTGCGCAAGACGGGCGACTTCGACATCCTGATCTACGACACCGGCGCGGGAATCAACCCGCAAGCGCACGTGTTCGAACTCCTCGACTCCAGCCGCATTCCCACCGAGGAGAACGGCGGCGCCGGCGGGAACTACAGCCGCTGGTCGAACAGCCAAGTCGACGCGTGGCTGGACGAGGCCGGTAGCAGCCCCAGCCTGAGCGTGCGCAAGGCGGATTACTGCAACATCGCCGAGGCCATCAACGAAGACCTGCCACAGATCTACCTTTACCAGTTCGCCGACGGCAGCGCCCTTTCGGTACACCTGAAGGGTGTCGAACCCAACACTTGGGCCGGCATCAGCTGGGACGTCGCTAACTGGTACCTCGAGTAG
- a CDS encoding HAD-IA family hydrolase translates to MSTQVKALFTDIGGVLLTNGWDHTARARACEHFNLDTEELHERHHLTFDTYEEGKLTLNGYLERTVFYEPRDFTLADFRAFMFAQSQALPYMLEFMAALKAKHQLKVIAVSNEGRELTVHRVTTFDLGSFIDAFMSSCFVHVRKPDEDIFRMALDVAQVPAEDVVYIDDRPMFVDIARGLGLTGVVHTSFEDTRARFEKLGLGL, encoded by the coding sequence ATGAGCACTCAGGTAAAGGCTCTTTTCACCGACATAGGCGGCGTGCTGCTGACCAACGGCTGGGACCATACGGCCCGCGCCCGCGCTTGTGAACACTTCAACCTCGACACCGAGGAACTGCACGAACGACACCACCTCACCTTCGATACCTACGAAGAGGGCAAGCTGACGCTCAACGGCTATCTCGAGCGCACCGTCTTCTACGAACCGCGAGACTTCACGTTGGCAGATTTCCGCGCCTTCATGTTCGCGCAGTCTCAGGCGTTGCCCTACATGCTCGAGTTCATGGCGGCGCTCAAGGCGAAGCACCAGCTCAAGGTCATCGCCGTCAGCAACGAGGGCCGCGAGCTGACCGTGCACCGTGTGACCACGTTCGACCTGGGCAGCTTCATAGACGCGTTCATGTCCTCTTGCTTCGTCCACGTGCGCAAGCCCGACGAGGACATCTTCCGCATGGCGCTCGACGTGGCGCAAGTGCCGGCCGAGGACGTCGTCTACATAGACGATCGGCCGATGTTCGTCGACATCGCGAGGGGCCTCGGGCTGACGGGCGTCGTCCATACTTCGTTCGAGGACACGAGGGCCCGGTTCGAGAAGCTGGGGTTGGGGCTGTGA
- a CDS encoding nuclear transport factor 2 family protein, which translates to MPSEPEMKAALQKYIDAFVASDADALAALFADDATVEDPVGSETLRGKEAIAAFYRKAVRVVTHMALSAPIRGSHGNAAAMAFDFEMNLRGRKVRTSAIDVMEFDDDGKIKAMRAYWGPSDSKTLGPEKEE; encoded by the coding sequence ATGCCAAGCGAACCCGAGATGAAAGCGGCGTTGCAGAAGTACATCGACGCCTTCGTAGCGAGCGATGCCGACGCACTCGCCGCGCTCTTCGCCGACGACGCCACAGTAGAGGACCCGGTGGGCTCGGAGACCTTACGGGGCAAGGAAGCCATCGCCGCCTTCTACCGCAAGGCCGTGCGGGTGGTGACGCACATGGCGCTATCGGCCCCCATCCGAGGCTCTCACGGCAACGCCGCCGCCATGGCGTTCGACTTCGAGATGAACCTGAGGGGCCGCAAGGTCAGGACCAGCGCGATAGACGTGATGGAGTTCGACGACGACGGGAAGATCAAGGCCATGCGCGCCTACTGGGGTCCGAGTGACTCCAAGACGCTCGGACCCGAAAAGGAAGAGTAA
- a CDS encoding formate--tetrahydrofolate ligase has product MKQQLRPILDVAQELGLDPSSVLPLGHDKAKIELPAAGLPPGAGRLVLVSAITPTKVGEGKTTVSVGLTDGLKRLGTRVALCLREPSLGPVFGIKGGGTGGGKAQVEPADDINLHFTGDLHAITAAHNLLAALVDTDLHFGGASGLAPERVTWSRALDVNDRALRSVVVSAGKKTERRTRFDITAASEIMAIMALAGSLEDLRLRLGRIVVGTREDGSAVTARDLGAVDAMLALLKDALKPNLVQTREGAPAFVHMGPFGNIAHGCSSVVATELALRHADVVITEAGFGFDLGGEKFLELKSRQAGLWPRAVVLVATVQALKAHGDGNLRLGLAHLDRQVANVRAFDLPVLVAINVFADDTEDELVEIELHSGTLGAPSARITSFTDGGVGGEALAERLLALLDATECCPAQPKFLYEESDLLLDKLGAVAKTIYGASEVTLTESAERDLAMLRAAGQDHLPVCIAKTHLSFTGDPKGGGLASGFPLTVEELRASAGAGFIVALMGTIVTMPALPRDPAAKHVRVDADGGVHGLMQGE; this is encoded by the coding sequence ATGAAGCAACAGCTAAGGCCAATCCTGGACGTGGCCCAAGAGCTCGGGCTCGACCCCTCAAGCGTTCTGCCGCTCGGCCATGACAAGGCCAAGATCGAACTCCCCGCGGCCGGCCTGCCCCCCGGTGCCGGGCGCCTCGTCCTCGTCAGCGCCATAACGCCGACCAAGGTCGGCGAGGGCAAGACGACCGTAAGCGTGGGCCTCACCGACGGCCTCAAGCGGCTCGGGACGCGCGTGGCGCTGTGCCTTCGCGAGCCGTCGTTGGGTCCGGTGTTCGGGATCAAGGGTGGCGGCACCGGTGGCGGCAAGGCGCAGGTGGAGCCCGCCGACGACATCAACCTGCACTTCACGGGCGACCTGCACGCCATAACCGCGGCGCACAACCTGCTGGCCGCCCTCGTCGACACCGACCTCCATTTCGGCGGCGCGTCGGGCCTCGCGCCGGAGCGCGTGACGTGGTCGCGCGCGCTCGACGTCAACGACCGCGCCCTAAGAAGCGTCGTCGTCTCTGCGGGCAAGAAGACGGAGCGCAGGACGCGCTTCGACATCACGGCCGCCAGCGAGATCATGGCGATCATGGCGCTGGCCGGTTCCCTCGAGGACCTCCGGCTACGACTGGGCCGCATCGTGGTCGGCACGCGGGAGGACGGTAGCGCCGTCACCGCGAGGGACTTAGGCGCCGTCGACGCCATGCTGGCCCTCCTCAAGGACGCCCTCAAGCCCAACCTGGTCCAGACCCGCGAGGGAGCCCCGGCGTTCGTCCACATGGGCCCCTTCGGCAACATCGCCCACGGCTGCTCCAGCGTCGTGGCCACCGAACTCGCGCTGCGGCACGCCGACGTCGTCATCACCGAGGCCGGCTTCGGCTTCGACCTGGGCGGCGAGAAGTTCCTCGAGCTGAAGTCGCGCCAGGCGGGCCTGTGGCCCCGCGCCGTCGTGCTGGTGGCCACCGTGCAGGCGCTCAAAGCGCACGGCGACGGCAACCTTCGGCTGGGCCTGGCGCACCTGGACCGCCAGGTCGCGAACGTCCGCGCGTTCGACCTTCCCGTGCTCGTCGCCATCAACGTGTTCGCGGACGACACGGAGGACGAACTCGTCGAGATCGAGCTGCACTCCGGGACGCTGGGGGCGCCTTCGGCGCGCATAACCTCGTTCACCGACGGCGGCGTAGGCGGCGAGGCATTGGCCGAGCGGCTCCTCGCCCTATTGGACGCCACCGAGTGCTGCCCAGCGCAGCCGAAGTTCCTTTACGAAGAGAGCGACCTACTCCTCGACAAACTCGGGGCCGTGGCCAAGACCATCTACGGCGCCTCCGAGGTAACCCTCACCGAGTCCGCCGAGCGCGACCTCGCCATGCTGCGCGCCGCCGGCCAGGATCACCTGCCCGTGTGCATCGCAAAGACGCACCTCTCGTTTACCGGCGACCCCAAGGGCGGCGGCCTCGCCAGCGGCTTCCCCCTCACGGTTGAGGAGCTGAGGGCGTCCGCCGGGGCGGGCTTCATCGTGGCGCTGATGGGCACCATCGTGACCATGCCGGCCCTGCCACGCGACCCGGCAGCCAAGCACGTGCGGGTCGATGCCGACGGCGGCGTGCATGGGTTGATGCAGGGGGAGTGA
- a CDS encoding TetR/AcrR family transcriptional regulator, whose protein sequence is MPNQNDDPKAGPPADPRSDPRSDPRSDPRSDPPADPRARILAATVALLGEVGWGGVTTRKVAQRAKVNNALVHYYFGTKGKLLVEAATQVLLEQFGEPLALLADPEVEVSDAVAASVEWLGRADLDPTQLRALAEITINGLGEPDLARLSRTMLTEGRAQLAERLGREGFDRDRAEGAAVLVFALLDGLLLHRIIDPDLHVAAVAKALAPLWREKA, encoded by the coding sequence ATGCCTAACCAGAACGATGACCCCAAGGCCGGCCCGCCCGCCGACCCGCGCTCCGACCCGCGCTCCGACCCGCGCTCCGACCCGCGCTCCGACCCGCCCGCCGACCCGCGCGCCCGCATCCTCGCCGCAACCGTCGCGCTCCTAGGCGAGGTCGGCTGGGGCGGGGTGACTACGCGGAAGGTGGCTCAGCGGGCGAAGGTCAACAACGCCCTCGTCCATTACTACTTCGGCACCAAAGGCAAGCTCTTGGTGGAGGCAGCCACCCAGGTACTCCTCGAGCAGTTCGGCGAGCCGCTGGCGCTGCTGGCCGACCCCGAGGTCGAGGTTTCCGACGCCGTGGCGGCGTCGGTGGAGTGGCTGGGTCGCGCGGACCTCGACCCTACCCAGCTTCGGGCCCTGGCCGAGATCACCATCAACGGCCTCGGCGAGCCCGACCTGGCTCGATTGAGCCGGACGATGCTGACCGAGGGGCGCGCGCAGCTTGCAGAGAGGCTGGGGCGGGAGGGCTTCGACCGGGACCGCGCCGAAGGTGCCGCGGTTCTCGTGTTCGCCCTGCTGGACGGCCTGTTGTTGCACCGCATCATCGATCCCGATCTCCATGTCGCCGCGGTCGCGAAAGCACTCGCACCGCTCTGGAGGGAGAAGGCATGA
- a CDS encoding ABC transporter ATP-binding protein produces the protein MSASASRATTISAGSATAAADERRPGRLSVRGLRKTYALGAVVVEALKGIDLEVSGGQFVVVLGPSGSGKTTLLNIVGGIDTVTSGTVAVDGENISGYDARALTEYRRRTVGFVFQFFNLIPSLTALENVALIARLTGGPERRAAAAVDEARNALSAVGLEKRLDHFPAALSGGEQQRVAVARALAKHPRLLLCDEPTGALDLGTGRDVLSLLRQVNREQSLTTILVTHNSAIAAMADRVLRVRDGRIDDDQTVASPREAAEVTW, from the coding sequence ATGAGCGCATCGGCATCACGAGCAACGACCATATCGGCAGGGAGTGCGACCGCGGCGGCGGATGAGCGCCGGCCCGGCCGTCTCAGCGTCCGCGGCCTCCGCAAGACCTACGCGCTAGGCGCGGTAGTCGTGGAGGCCCTCAAGGGCATCGATCTCGAGGTGAGCGGGGGTCAGTTCGTCGTGGTTCTGGGCCCGAGCGGCTCGGGCAAGACGACGCTGCTCAACATCGTCGGTGGCATCGACACCGTGACCAGCGGGACGGTCGCGGTGGATGGGGAGAACATCAGCGGCTACGACGCGCGTGCGCTAACGGAGTACCGCCGGCGCACGGTGGGGTTCGTGTTCCAGTTCTTCAACCTGATCCCGTCACTCACGGCCCTGGAGAACGTCGCCCTCATCGCGAGGCTCACGGGCGGACCGGAGCGCCGGGCCGCGGCCGCGGTCGACGAGGCCCGCAACGCGCTGAGCGCCGTCGGGCTCGAGAAGCGGCTGGACCACTTCCCCGCGGCCCTCTCAGGCGGCGAGCAGCAACGCGTTGCTGTTGCCAGGGCGCTGGCCAAGCACCCTCGCCTCCTCCTATGCGATGAACCAACGGGCGCGCTGGACCTCGGCACGGGCCGCGACGTCCTTAGCCTGCTCCGGCAGGTCAACCGCGAACAGTCCCTCACGACCATCCTGGTGACGCACAACAGCGCCATAGCCGCCATGGCCGACCGCGTGCTGCGCGTGCGCGACGGGCGCATCGACGACGACCAGACCGTTGCTTCCCCGCGAGAAGCCGCCGAGGTGACCTGGTGA
- a CDS encoding FtsX-like permease family protein, with translation MRPWWNKLWRDLRRHRGPFLAVAITTLLGVALFGASYGAYRNLVASYAHLFEATGFADLSVSGGDVEGFAAEARATPGVAAVATRTVADTFGEVNGRRFSVRVVGLPAAGQPDVDKVLVQEGTYLDPGTADGVLVEQHLAAYDGLAPGSTLKLRTLLGWREVPVLGVVASPEYVWPARSRQDMLTLPSDFGVVFASEQRLRLMTLGTGREALVLFEPGADRDSLLATLTATARGAGATAIVTQADQASNAVLHEDISGFGEMAVMFPLLFLGAAALTAFVVMSRLVHGQRRLIGTLLANGVRRRAVIGHHLAFGIIPALAGGVLGALAGEVLSHLLTASYTQALTIPVTIIGSHPLAALLGVVVALVAVTLGTLAPALDAARVAPAEAMRGSVPVGRGQRTWIERLVPRLRRMPPTALMALRDTLRNPGRSVTTGVGVVTALILVFIAWGMLDSVRGALTRQFEGVQREDAQVYVAGDAAPVRAELAGLPGVAKAEPVLATNVTVIASSDRYATALTAFESGTSMHGFLGRGARTLALPAHGALLGVSLRSELGLAVGDEVTLALPNLGRDLETTVAGFVDEPLGTFAYVSLEELARAQPAAPGVAQGSGTPAPDPPASWLEPNAVYLRYAAGADREALKIRIENLKGVLAVVDSHALQDAANGLMALFYAFVGAMSVFGCVLAFALIYSITSVTVAERSSELANLRASGVRQGQIARIVGGENLLLVLIALAPGLLLAYLTSAGFMASFESDMFRLPLVVLPRTWLLACVTVVLAAVLAALPALRSVARLDLAAAVRERAA, from the coding sequence GTGAGGCCGTGGTGGAACAAGTTGTGGCGCGACCTCAGGCGCCACCGTGGGCCCTTCCTCGCGGTCGCCATCACGACTCTGCTCGGGGTGGCCCTGTTCGGCGCCAGCTACGGCGCGTATCGCAACTTGGTGGCGTCGTACGCGCACCTCTTCGAGGCCACGGGCTTCGCGGACCTCAGCGTTTCAGGGGGCGACGTCGAGGGCTTCGCGGCCGAGGCGAGGGCCACCCCGGGCGTGGCCGCGGTCGCCACGCGGACGGTGGCCGATACCTTCGGCGAGGTGAACGGCAGGCGGTTCAGTGTTCGCGTGGTCGGACTGCCGGCGGCTGGCCAACCAGACGTCGACAAGGTTCTGGTGCAAGAGGGCACGTATCTCGACCCCGGGACTGCCGACGGGGTCCTCGTTGAGCAACACCTGGCCGCCTACGACGGCCTGGCGCCCGGCAGCACCCTCAAACTGCGGACGCTGCTCGGCTGGCGCGAGGTGCCGGTGCTTGGCGTCGTCGCCTCGCCGGAGTACGTGTGGCCCGCCCGGAGCCGCCAAGACATGCTGACGTTGCCGTCCGATTTCGGCGTCGTGTTCGCTTCCGAGCAACGCTTGCGGCTCATGACGTTGGGCACCGGCCGCGAGGCCCTGGTGCTGTTCGAACCGGGCGCCGACCGTGATTCGCTGCTGGCGACCCTCACGGCCACCGCCCGAGGGGCGGGCGCCACCGCGATAGTCACCCAGGCCGACCAGGCCTCCAACGCCGTGCTGCACGAGGACATCTCGGGCTTCGGCGAGATGGCCGTGATGTTCCCGCTACTGTTCCTCGGCGCGGCGGCCCTGACCGCCTTCGTGGTCATGAGCCGCCTGGTCCATGGGCAACGGAGGCTCATCGGCACCTTGCTGGCCAACGGCGTCAGGCGCCGCGCGGTGATCGGCCACCACTTGGCGTTCGGCATCATCCCGGCGTTGGCCGGGGGCGTCCTCGGCGCCCTGGCCGGCGAGGTGCTGTCGCACTTACTGACCGCGAGCTACACACAGGCGCTGACGATCCCGGTAACCATCATCGGGTCGCACCCGCTGGCGGCGCTGCTGGGTGTAGTGGTGGCGTTGGTGGCGGTGACCCTCGGAACGCTGGCGCCCGCCCTAGACGCCGCGCGAGTGGCGCCCGCCGAGGCCATGCGGGGGAGCGTGCCGGTGGGCCGCGGCCAGAGGACGTGGATCGAGCGGCTGGTGCCGCGCTTGCGGCGCATGCCCCCAACGGCGCTCATGGCGCTGCGCGACACTTTGCGCAACCCCGGCCGCAGCGTGACTACGGGTGTAGGGGTCGTGACCGCCCTCATCCTCGTTTTCATCGCCTGGGGCATGCTCGACTCGGTGCGAGGAGCCCTGACCCGCCAGTTCGAGGGAGTTCAGCGCGAGGACGCTCAGGTGTACGTGGCGGGCGACGCGGCGCCCGTGCGCGCCGAACTCGCCGGCCTGCCTGGCGTGGCCAAGGCCGAGCCGGTGCTGGCTACCAACGTAACCGTCATCGCGAGCAGTGACCGCTACGCCACGGCGTTGACCGCCTTCGAGTCGGGCACCAGCATGCACGGCTTCTTGGGCAGGGGCGCCAGGACCTTGGCCCTGCCGGCCCACGGCGCCCTACTGGGCGTCAGCTTGCGTTCCGAACTCGGTCTGGCCGTGGGGGACGAGGTAACCCTGGCCCTTCCAAATCTGGGCCGTGACCTCGAGACGACCGTGGCGGGCTTCGTGGACGAGCCGTTAGGGACCTTCGCCTACGTTTCGCTCGAGGAGCTGGCGCGGGCGCAGCCGGCTGCGCCCGGCGTTGCACAAGGCAGTGGGACGCCGGCACCGGACCCACCGGCCTCGTGGCTCGAACCGAACGCCGTCTATCTGCGTTACGCCGCCGGCGCCGACCGTGAAGCGCTGAAGATTCGGATCGAGAACCTGAAGGGCGTACTGGCGGTGGTCGACTCCCACGCGCTGCAGGACGCGGCCAACGGCCTGATGGCGTTGTTCTATGCCTTCGTGGGGGCCATGTCGGTGTTCGGTTGCGTGTTGGCGTTCGCGCTCATCTACAGCATCACCAGCGTGACGGTAGCCGAGCGCAGCAGCGAACTCGCGAACCTCCGCGCCAGCGGCGTGAGGCAAGGTCAGATCGCGCGCATCGTTGGGGGCGAGAACCTGCTGCTGGTGCTCATAGCCCTCGCCCCCGGGTTGCTGCTCGCCTACCTCACTTCAGCGGGCTTCATGGCCAGCTTCGAGAGCGACATGTTCCGCCTCCCGCTAGTGGTCTTGCCGCGCACCTGGCTCCTGGCTTGCGTGACCGTCGTGCTCGCTGCTGTACTGGCGGCCTTGCCCGCCTTGCGCTCCGTCGCCCGCCTGGACCTGGCCGCCGCGGTTCGCGAGCGCGCCGCTTGA
- a CDS encoding ring-cleaving dioxygenase — protein sequence MSTPLHLTGFHHLTAVSAVIAQNKRFYTEALGMRLVKRSVNQDDVGAYHLFYSDKMGTPGNDITFFDWKVRPEHRGNQTVTRTGLRVEGEDSLHYWLGRLTELGVSHSGISKVDGRPTLYFEDPEGQRLAFVVDGGLGDDLVPWERSPVPAEHQIRGLGPITMTVPDLAPTDALLQRLMNMRPVRQYPDPTSPEHLVHVYEMGAEGAGPHAELHVAVRPDLEPAIAGAGGVHHVAFRTPNGEEYDQWLGRLEAFHVRNSGPVDRYYFRSLYFREPNGVLFEIATDGPGFMVDEDEETLGESVVLPPFLEPRREQILAGLEPID from the coding sequence GTGTCCACGCCCCTGCATCTGACCGGATTCCACCACCTCACCGCCGTTTCGGCGGTCATCGCGCAGAACAAGCGCTTCTACACCGAAGCGCTCGGGATGCGCCTCGTCAAGCGGTCCGTCAACCAAGACGACGTCGGGGCCTACCACCTCTTCTACTCCGACAAGATGGGCACCCCCGGAAACGACATCACCTTCTTCGACTGGAAAGTGCGGCCCGAGCACCGGGGTAACCAGACCGTCACCCGCACGGGGTTACGCGTGGAAGGCGAAGACAGCCTGCACTACTGGCTAGGCCGCCTGACCGAGCTGGGCGTCTCGCACTCGGGCATCTCCAAGGTCGACGGTCGCCCAACGCTCTACTTCGAGGATCCCGAGGGGCAGCGTCTCGCCTTCGTCGTCGACGGGGGCCTGGGTGACGACCTCGTGCCGTGGGAGCGCAGCCCGGTTCCCGCCGAACATCAGATCCGTGGCCTGGGCCCCATCACCATGACGGTGCCGGATCTAGCGCCCACCGACGCCCTGTTGCAACGCTTGATGAACATGCGCCCGGTGCGGCAGTATCCGGACCCGACCAGCCCCGAGCACCTGGTGCACGTCTACGAGATGGGGGCCGAGGGGGCCGGGCCGCATGCCGAGTTACACGTTGCCGTCCGGCCCGACCTGGAACCGGCGATTGCCGGGGCCGGAGGCGTGCACCACGTAGCCTTCCGCACCCCGAATGGCGAGGAGTACGACCAGTGGCTGGGCCGCCTCGAGGCCTTCCATGTGCGTAACAGCGGTCCCGTCGACCGTTACTACTTCCGGAGCCTCTACTTCCGCGAACCCAACGGGGTGCTGTTCGAGATAGCGACGGACGGCCCCGGCTTCATGGTGGACGAGGATGAGGAGACCCTCGGCGAGAGCGTCGTGCTTCCGCCCTTCCTGGAGCCCCGGAGGGAACAGATCCTCGCCGGGCTCGAGCCCATCGACTAA
- a CDS encoding FAD-dependent oxidoreductase, which translates to MADEADWPIYTLPLKSRSEVADRTMEFRFDKPAGMTFKAGQFMDYTLLDPPETDAEGNTRGFSINGAPDDSELIFTTRMRDTAFKRVLKTMPLGTKMKVEGPFGSFTLHNKASRPAVILAGGIGITPFRSIARRAAHEKLPHHILLFYSNRRPEDAAFLEEFRGLERDNPNFKFVPTMTKMEASSVPWAGETGYIDHEMVEKYLAPLLASSPELGDPIYYLAGPAAMVAGLRKMLNDAGVDDDDIRTEEFTGY; encoded by the coding sequence ATGGCCGATGAAGCCGACTGGCCAATCTACACGCTGCCACTCAAGAGCCGCTCCGAGGTGGCCGACCGAACGATGGAGTTCAGGTTCGACAAGCCTGCGGGCATGACGTTCAAGGCCGGCCAGTTCATGGACTACACCCTGCTCGACCCACCCGAAACCGACGCCGAGGGCAACACGCGCGGTTTCTCCATCAACGGCGCACCCGACGACTCCGAGTTGATCTTCACCACCCGCATGCGCGACACGGCGTTCAAGCGCGTTCTCAAGACCATGCCGCTGGGCACGAAGATGAAGGTCGAGGGTCCGTTCGGCAGCTTCACGCTCCACAACAAGGCGAGCAGGCCCGCGGTCATTCTGGCGGGCGGCATCGGCATCACGCCGTTCCGGAGCATCGCCAGACGAGCAGCGCACGAGAAGCTGCCACACCACATCCTCCTCTTCTACTCCAACAGGCGGCCGGAGGACGCCGCGTTCCTCGAGGAGTTCCGCGGCCTCGAGCGGGACAACCCCAACTTCAAGTTCGTTCCCACGATGACGAAGATGGAAGCCTCGAGCGTGCCGTGGGCTGGGGAGACCGGTTACATCGATCACGAGATGGTGGAGAAGTACCTAGCCCCCCTGTTGGCATCGTCACCGGAGTTGGGCGACCCCATCTACTACCTGGCCGGACCCGCGGCGATGGTCGCGGGCCTGCGGAAGATGCTGAACGACGCCGGCGTCGATGACGACGACATCCGCACGGAGGAGTTCACCGGCTACTGA
- a CDS encoding GntR family transcriptional regulator — translation MLIRLDTTISEPLYAQIAREVRRAIMRGDVREGERLPAARELAHSLGVNMHTVLRAYADLRDAGEIELRRGRGAVVLARETLHDDVEAAVRNLLSVARRQGVELEQLHRALDEGAAE, via the coding sequence GTGCTTATCCGCCTCGACACCACCATCTCCGAGCCCCTCTACGCGCAGATCGCTCGTGAGGTGCGCCGCGCCATCATGCGTGGCGACGTGCGAGAGGGCGAGAGGCTCCCTGCAGCGCGGGAGCTGGCGCACTCGCTCGGGGTGAACATGCACACGGTCCTGCGGGCCTACGCCGACCTGCGAGACGCAGGCGAAATCGAACTGCGCAGGGGCCGCGGAGCCGTCGTGCTCGCTCGGGAAACTTTGCACGACGACGTCGAGGCTGCCGTGCGGAACCTGCTCTCGGTCGCCCGTCGACAGGGCGTCGAGCTCGAACAACTTCACCGCGCGCTTGACGAAGGAGCAGCAGAATGA